One Trichocoleus sp. genomic region harbors:
- a CDS encoding nitrate ABC transporter ATP-binding protein (This model describes the ATP binding subunits of ATP-binding cassette (ABC) transporters for nitrate transport, or for bicarbonate transport, in bacteria and archaea.), which yields MSVFVAVDQIEKVFNLSGGGKYVALKGIDLDIQKGEFVSLIGHSGCGKSTLLNMIAGLDLPTEGVVLLEGDRITKPGPDRMVVFQNYSLLPWLTVRENIALAVDEVLTGISKAERNEIVEQNIKMVGLQHAADKPPSQLSGGMKQRVAIARALAIRPKLLLLDEPFGALDALTRGNLQEQLMKICEESHVTAVMVTHDVDEAVLLSDRIVMLTNGPESKIGGILEVDIPRPRKRMDVVNHPSYYSLRSEIIYFLNQQKRIKKLRAKKTEPIARHGLEKVNLELGFVPLTACAPLVVAKEKGFFAKHGLDDVSLVRETSWRGIVDGIDGGHLDAAQMPAGMPVWFTVGGHQDRPIPVVSALTMTRNGNAVTLAKKFYEQGVYNAADFKRMLLESTDSQHTLGMVHPSSMHNLLLRYWLASGGIDPDRDVSLKTIPPAQMIADLKAGTIDGYCVGEPWNLRAAVEDVGFTVATDLEIWLGHPGKVLGVREEWANAYPNTHIALVKALLEACRYCADPAHSEEVRQLLSQREYISTDIDYIHLGNPNEFVCNLEQPMREYAHHMFYGDGVNRPSRTEHLWMMTQMARWGDIPFPRNWMEILERVGRVSVFSTAARELGMLDMKYLRGPIQLFDGVKFDAEDPIAYLNSLAIKRDFSVAEVAIDARRTAA from the coding sequence ATGTCAGTCTTTGTTGCCGTTGATCAAATCGAAAAGGTTTTCAATCTCTCTGGTGGTGGTAAGTACGTTGCACTGAAAGGGATTGATCTAGATATCCAAAAAGGTGAATTTGTTTCGCTGATCGGTCACTCTGGTTGTGGTAAGTCCACGCTGCTGAATATGATTGCGGGTCTGGATCTGCCCACGGAAGGGGTAGTTCTCCTAGAGGGCGATCGGATTACGAAACCTGGTCCCGATCGGATGGTCGTATTCCAAAACTATTCGCTACTGCCCTGGCTCACGGTACGCGAAAACATCGCGCTGGCAGTAGATGAAGTGTTGACGGGCATTTCTAAGGCAGAGCGCAATGAAATCGTTGAGCAGAACATTAAAATGGTGGGTCTGCAACATGCCGCTGATAAACCGCCTTCTCAGTTGTCGGGTGGGATGAAGCAGCGGGTGGCAATTGCGCGGGCTCTGGCAATTCGTCCAAAACTGCTGCTGCTAGACGAGCCATTTGGGGCGTTAGATGCGCTGACTCGCGGTAATCTGCAAGAGCAGCTGATGAAAATCTGCGAAGAGAGCCATGTGACGGCAGTCATGGTAACGCACGATGTTGATGAAGCGGTGCTGCTATCTGATCGCATCGTCATGCTAACCAACGGTCCCGAATCTAAAATTGGCGGCATTCTGGAGGTGGATATTCCCCGTCCTCGGAAGCGGATGGATGTCGTGAACCATCCCAGCTATTACAGCCTGCGATCGGAAATTATCTACTTCTTGAACCAGCAAAAGCGAATTAAAAAGCTGCGGGCAAAGAAAACTGAGCCGATCGCCCGTCACGGTTTGGAGAAGGTCAACCTGGAACTGGGCTTTGTCCCATTAACTGCCTGTGCGCCTCTCGTTGTGGCAAAAGAGAAAGGCTTCTTCGCAAAGCATGGCTTGGATGATGTGAGCCTGGTGCGTGAAACCAGCTGGCGTGGAATTGTTGATGGCATTGATGGCGGTCATCTGGATGCTGCCCAAATGCCAGCGGGAATGCCTGTTTGGTTCACTGTAGGAGGACACCAGGACAGACCCATTCCGGTGGTCAGTGCCTTAACCATGACCCGCAACGGTAACGCAGTCACTCTGGCGAAGAAGTTTTACGAACAGGGCGTGTATAACGCAGCAGATTTTAAGCGGATGTTGCTGGAGTCTACCGATTCTCAGCATACGCTCGGCATGGTGCATCCTTCTTCCATGCACAATTTGCTGCTGCGCTACTGGCTGGCTTCCGGCGGCATTGATCCTGATCGAGATGTCTCGCTGAAGACAATTCCTCCAGCGCAGATGATCGCAGACCTAAAAGCAGGGACGATCGACGGCTACTGTGTCGGTGAACCCTGGAATTTGCGGGCAGCGGTGGAGGATGTTGGCTTTACCGTCGCGACTGATTTGGAGATCTGGTTAGGTCATCCGGGTAAGGTATTGGGCGTGCGAGAAGAATGGGCGAATGCTTATCCCAACACGCATATTGCCTTGGTGAAAGCGTTGCTGGAAGCCTGCCGCTACTGCGCTGACCCGGCTCATTCGGAAGAAGTGCGGCAACTTTTATCGCAGCGGGAATACATCAGCACGGATATTGATTATATTCACCTGGGCAACCCGAATGAGTTTGTGTGCAATTTAGAGCAGCCGATGCGCGAATATGCCCATCACATGTTCTATGGCGATGGTGTGAACCGTCCGAGTCGAACTGAGCATCTGTGGATGATGACGCAGATGGCACGTTGGGGCGATATCCCCTTCCCCCGTAACTGGATGGAAATTCTGGAACGGGTTGGCCGAGTTAGCGTGTTCAGTACGGCGGCGCGTGAGTTGGGGATGCTGGATATGAAATATCTGCGCGGTCCGATTCAACTCTTTGACGGCGTAAAGTTTGATGCGGAAGACCCGATCGCCTACCTCAATAGCCTCGCGATTAAGCGCGATTTTAGTGTGGCAGAAGTGGCGATCGATGCTCGGAGAACCGCAGCATAG
- a CDS encoding CmpA/NrtA family ABC transporter substrate-binding protein, which yields MSNFYGFNRRKFLATAGATAAGAVFLKGCSQPAANTSGSQPAPSPVAAGDAPETTKAVLGYLPIVESAPMIVAKEKGLFAKYGMTDVQVVKQANWAGARDNIVIGSGGGGIDGGQWQMPMPHLITEGVITNGNKLPMAVLLQLNTHGNGIAIASAHQGKQLGLKINDPDYIKGFQAANGRKFKAAYTFPNANQDFWVRYWFAASGVDPDKDIELLAVPPAETVQGMRNGTMDAFSTGDPWPYRIINDKIGFMSTLTAEMWQYHPEEYFAMRADWVEKNPKATKAILKALMEAQQWADKPENRAELATLVAQRQYFNAPKPVLEGPFKGMYEMGDGKPALNDMKIASLYWKDPNGNSISYPYKSHDLWFLTESLRWGFHKDAIKDLDTAKKLVDKVNREDLWREAAKEAGFTADIPKGTSRGVETFFDGIKFDPENPQAYLNSLKIKVS from the coding sequence AGTTTTTAGCGACGGCTGGCGCAACTGCCGCAGGGGCAGTGTTCCTGAAGGGATGCTCTCAGCCTGCTGCCAACACAAGCGGTTCTCAGCCTGCTCCTAGCCCGGTTGCTGCGGGTGATGCACCAGAAACCACAAAGGCTGTTCTGGGTTACCTGCCGATCGTCGAATCTGCTCCGATGATTGTTGCCAAAGAAAAAGGTTTGTTTGCGAAGTACGGCATGACAGATGTGCAAGTCGTCAAGCAAGCGAACTGGGCGGGTGCACGCGATAACATCGTCATTGGTTCGGGTGGTGGTGGAATTGACGGTGGACAGTGGCAGATGCCGATGCCTCACCTGATCACCGAAGGCGTCATTACGAATGGCAACAAATTACCAATGGCAGTGCTGCTGCAACTCAACACGCACGGCAACGGCATTGCGATCGCGAGCGCTCATCAGGGCAAGCAGCTCGGACTAAAAATTAATGATCCTGACTATATCAAAGGGTTTCAGGCAGCTAACGGTCGCAAATTCAAAGCCGCTTACACCTTCCCCAATGCCAATCAAGACTTCTGGGTTCGCTATTGGTTTGCAGCCAGCGGTGTTGACCCTGATAAAGATATTGAATTGCTGGCAGTGCCTCCGGCAGAAACAGTACAAGGGATGCGAAACGGCACGATGGATGCATTTAGCACAGGTGACCCCTGGCCCTACCGCATCATCAACGACAAGATTGGCTTCATGTCTACGCTGACTGCTGAAATGTGGCAGTATCACCCTGAAGAATATTTTGCGATGCGGGCAGATTGGGTCGAAAAGAACCCTAAAGCCACCAAAGCAATTCTCAAAGCCTTGATGGAAGCGCAACAGTGGGCAGACAAGCCGGAAAACCGAGCTGAGTTGGCAACCTTAGTGGCGCAGCGTCAATATTTCAACGCTCCGAAGCCTGTATTGGAAGGTCCATTTAAGGGAATGTATGAAATGGGCGATGGTAAGCCTGCCCTCAATGACATGAAGATTGCCTCACTGTATTGGAAAGACCCGAACGGCAACAGCATTTCCTATCCTTACAAGAGTCACGACCTTTGGTTCCTCACCGAGTCGCTGCGCTGGGGCTTTCACAAAGACGCAATCAAGGATCTTGACACTGCAAAGAAACTGGTGGATAAGGTCAACCGCGAAGATCTATGGCGCGAAGCAGCGAAGGAAGCAGGCTTTACCGCAGATATTCCCAAAGGTACGTCCCGAGGTGTCGAAACCTTCTTTGACGGCATTAAGTTTGACCCAGAAAATCCACAAGCATATCTGAACAGCCTCAAGATCAAAGTGAGCTAA
- the ntrB gene encoding nitrate ABC transporter permease, whose product MTATVTSRAKTSSQFNFQKFLDSPLGSVFLAICGLLLFLIFWQILTQTGLIALPGPIQVLTEERSQYLILNPFYYNGELDQGLFRQTMVSLGRVAKGYGAAAIVGIAGGILVGSSRIADKMFDPLFQFLRMVAPLAWVPIALAALRQNEPAALFVIFITSIWPILINTAVGVREIPQDYKNVARVLQISKSKYFFKVLIPSALPYIFTGLRIAIGLAWLAIIAAEIVMSGVAGIGFFIWDAYQQNYVTEIIVAVVYIGAVGLILDRLVAYIQTLIAPGQ is encoded by the coding sequence ATGACTGCTACTGTCACCAGTCGAGCTAAGACAAGTTCCCAATTCAACTTTCAGAAGTTTCTTGACAGTCCCCTAGGTTCGGTTTTTCTAGCAATCTGTGGTCTTCTGCTGTTCTTGATCTTTTGGCAAATTCTGACCCAAACTGGCTTGATTGCATTGCCCGGACCAATTCAGGTACTCACTGAGGAGCGGAGCCAATATCTGATCTTGAATCCTTTCTACTACAACGGCGAACTTGATCAGGGGCTTTTCCGCCAAACCATGGTGAGTTTGGGTCGGGTTGCAAAAGGATATGGTGCAGCCGCAATCGTTGGCATTGCAGGTGGAATTTTGGTAGGCAGCAGCCGAATTGCTGACAAGATGTTTGACCCGCTGTTCCAGTTTTTGCGGATGGTTGCGCCGCTGGCGTGGGTGCCGATCGCGTTGGCTGCACTGCGTCAAAATGAGCCTGCTGCATTGTTCGTTATCTTTATTACGTCAATCTGGCCTATCTTGATTAATACTGCGGTGGGTGTTCGTGAGATTCCCCAGGACTATAAGAACGTGGCGCGAGTGCTGCAAATTTCTAAGTCCAAGTATTTCTTCAAAGTGTTGATTCCTTCTGCACTGCCCTATATCTTCACGGGTCTGCGGATTGCGATCGGTCTGGCTTGGTTGGCAATTATCGCGGCAGAAATTGTGATGTCAGGTGTTGCGGGAATTGGATTCTTTATCTGGGATGCGTATCAGCAAAACTATGTCACCGAAATCATTGTTGCAGTGGTTTACATCGGTGCAGTCGGTCTGATTCTCGATCGTCTGGTGGCTTATATCCAGACTTTGATCGCCCCGGGTCAATAA